In Nonomuraea sp. NBC_00507, the following are encoded in one genomic region:
- a CDS encoding ArsR/SmtB family transcription factor: MRPPDVEGQAVAVFAALTDPTRRALLEELARAGPATVTDLARRLPISRQAVAKHLGQLAEAGLISSGEPAGRRHPYRVEPAAIRTAQVWLARLANRWDDRLAALEGALDATDTNQGVTQQ; encoded by the coding sequence ATGCGGCCGCCTGATGTGGAAGGGCAGGCCGTTGCGGTGTTCGCGGCGCTCACCGATCCAACGCGGCGGGCGCTGCTGGAGGAGCTCGCCCGCGCCGGGCCCGCAACCGTCACTGATCTGGCGCGACGGTTGCCGATCAGTCGCCAGGCGGTCGCCAAGCACCTGGGCCAGCTCGCCGAAGCGGGCCTGATCAGCTCCGGCGAACCGGCCGGACGCCGCCATCCCTACCGCGTGGAACCAGCCGCCATTCGCACAGCCCAGGTGTGGCTGGCGAGGCTCGCCAACAGGTGGGATGACCGGCTGGCCGCGCTGGAAGGTGCACTGGACGCCACCGACACGAACCAAGGAGTCACGCAACAATGA
- a CDS encoding SRPBCC domain-containing protein, with protein sequence MVSDAIERVVVLRHPIERVWAALTTAEGLSRWFGSVAEIDLRPGGRAFFRWDDLDEESVATIAVVDPPHRFAFRWAIEGLPEGDAPQTLVDFTLEPVPNGTRLRLVESGFAQAAVDVAQSAHKANSQGWDTELVDLETYLDAAA encoded by the coding sequence ATGGTTTCGGACGCGATCGAACGTGTGGTGGTGCTGCGGCACCCCATCGAGCGGGTGTGGGCCGCGCTGACCACCGCAGAAGGGCTCTCGCGGTGGTTCGGCTCGGTGGCGGAGATAGATCTGCGGCCCGGTGGGCGCGCATTCTTCCGTTGGGACGACCTCGACGAGGAATCCGTCGCCACCATCGCGGTGGTCGACCCACCACACCGTTTCGCGTTCAGGTGGGCAATCGAGGGCCTGCCGGAGGGTGACGCACCCCAGACGCTGGTGGACTTCACCCTGGAGCCGGTGCCGAACGGCACTCGGCTGCGCCTGGTGGAGAGCGGGTTCGCCCAGGCCGCCGTCGATGTGGCCCAGTCTGCCCACAAGGCCAACAGTCAGGGATGGGACACGGAGCTCGTCGACCTGGAGACCTACCTCGATGCGGCCGCCTGA
- a CDS encoding DUF2637 domain-containing protein: MTCPSVDRSIRYTTLAGVLLVALVAAVVSFRHMHELCLRHGEDQLAAVLIPLAVDGTIVVASMSILLANRYGSRGGMLAWTLLVVGSLASLGANIAVAEPSLIGRIIAAWPSAALIGSYELLMSQVRHLSAKSNSQEGYEERPTADAPEIFEPDADGAGDLALPSRHTRGQGTETAAFHRSVWQWAQENRCPDGALPSGKVIAERFSRSPRWGRWIKRAGLAGELG; encoded by the coding sequence GTGACGTGCCCTTCGGTAGACCGGTCGATCCGGTACACGACCCTGGCTGGTGTTCTGCTGGTTGCTCTGGTGGCGGCTGTCGTGTCATTCCGCCATATGCACGAGCTCTGTCTGCGCCATGGCGAGGACCAGTTGGCGGCGGTGCTCATCCCGCTCGCTGTCGACGGCACGATCGTCGTCGCCTCGATGTCCATCCTTCTGGCCAATCGGTACGGCTCCCGCGGCGGCATGCTGGCCTGGACGCTTCTCGTGGTCGGCAGCCTTGCCAGCCTCGGCGCCAACATCGCCGTCGCCGAGCCCAGCCTCATCGGCCGGATCATCGCTGCCTGGCCGAGCGCCGCTCTGATCGGCAGCTATGAGCTGTTGATGTCTCAAGTTCGGCACCTATCAGCCAAATCGAACTCTCAGGAAGGCTACGAGGAGAGGCCAACGGCTGACGCGCCAGAAATCTTTGAACCTGATGCGGACGGCGCTGGTGATCTCGCCCTGCCTTCGCGCCACACTCGTGGCCAAGGCACCGAAACCGCGGCCTTTCACCGCTCCGTCTGGCAGTGGGCTCAGGAGAATCGGTGTCCCGATGGAGCTCTGCCGTCGGGGAAGGTCATCGCGGAGCGGTTCTCCCGAAGCCCTCGCTGGGGACGCTGGATCAAGCGCGCAGGTCTCGCGGGTGAATTGGGCTGA
- a CDS encoding nSTAND1 domain-containing NTPase — translation MPRGERPLSGEDSTLVQFAADLRRLRERAGLPSYRELARRAHYSATTLSDAAGGRQLPTLAVVLAYVRACDGDVAEWERRWQQIAAERVEQDGAAPYSGLAALQVEDADRFFGRGALLEEIVDRLARSRFLAVVGASGVGKSSLLRAGLVARLRAVGLGGCSDVAAAVMTPGTGPVDELAARLAEHDGDGELVVVIDQFEEVFTHCRDREERACFIASVMEAARGRTRVVIGLRADFFAHCADYPELRMALADSQVLVGAMTAEELRQMVVGPAEQMGYTVEGSLVASVVADAAERGAALPLLSHALLETWQRRQGKTLTLADYRAAGGIGGALARTAEDLYAAMGPERRRLTRQLFLRLTAFGEGTQDTRRRIARDELDTDDPDVGAVLGILAQARLVTLDESTVELTHEALITAWPRLHRWLVADRDDLRTYRRLTEAVHAWKALGRDSGALYRGAQLAIAREWADRDDHRRELNPAERAFLDAGIELEDGERTAKARRDRQLRYLMAGLVVLLIIVVGVAFVAVGERGQAIEAQQIAISRQLSTQAQTLVESRPDTAMLLSVQAYRLAPTAEARSAVLGMSMRGAYQAQFTAHVGPISELTFSPDGHTLLTASADHTIAMWDAHDHHRIASLTEHDTWLRAVAMTPDGSILASGGDDHQVMLWHAASRVPIARLSGHAGPIKEAAFSPDGRLLATGGADDTVIVWDVGRRAALARLTGHSGGVFGVAFSPDGRLLAAAGTGRIVLWDVATRKRITTLRGHAGIVHKVAFDRDGRRLASAGVDSTVRLWNVSNGSATAILRGHEYSVIALAFSPDGTTLASAGNDKIVRLWDVDHGVLRARLIGHTSSIYTLAFASDATLASGGEGGSVIVWDTRRASLAETAQNGIHDLAFSPDGRLVAEAADDRITLWDTTTRARRAVLRSGSIVYAVAFSPDGRLIATAHDDGSVALWSVGLGRPMARLAGHREPVLDVGFSPDGHTLATGGVDATAIVWDVTSHTRLATLTSQTGPINGVTFSPDGRTLATAAHDYSAMLWNTADWSPRVQLTGHNGWVRSAAFSSDGRIVATASSDNTVRLWDTATGAVRAVLTGHVDPVFTGLAFSSDGTTLAFTSGENTITLWNVVRRATQARLAGPAESLRALTFSPDGRTLAAADSDDTVLFWDTDAEKTARHICAALGRDLTVDEWRQFIPDLPRHSTC, via the coding sequence GTGCCTCGTGGGGAGCGTCCGCTGAGCGGCGAGGATTCCACGCTGGTCCAGTTCGCGGCCGATCTGAGGCGGTTGCGGGAACGAGCCGGTCTGCCCAGTTACCGGGAGTTGGCCCGACGGGCGCATTACTCGGCCACCACCCTGTCCGATGCGGCCGGTGGGCGGCAGTTGCCGACGTTGGCGGTGGTGTTGGCGTATGTGCGGGCGTGTGACGGGGACGTGGCCGAGTGGGAGCGGCGCTGGCAGCAGATCGCAGCCGAACGGGTGGAGCAAGACGGGGCCGCTCCGTATTCAGGGCTGGCGGCGTTGCAGGTGGAGGATGCCGATCGGTTCTTCGGCCGTGGTGCGCTGCTGGAAGAGATCGTCGATCGGCTGGCGCGGAGTCGGTTTCTGGCGGTGGTCGGGGCGTCAGGAGTGGGCAAGTCCTCTCTGCTGCGTGCCGGGCTGGTAGCCCGGTTACGCGCGGTGGGGCTGGGTGGGTGCTCGGACGTCGCCGCCGCGGTGATGACGCCGGGGACGGGGCCGGTCGATGAGCTGGCGGCTCGGCTGGCCGAGCATGATGGTGACGGCGAGTTGGTCGTGGTGATCGACCAGTTCGAAGAGGTTTTCACGCACTGTCGTGATCGCGAGGAGAGGGCGTGCTTCATCGCATCTGTGATGGAGGCTGCCAGAGGCAGGACGCGTGTGGTCATCGGTTTGCGTGCGGACTTTTTCGCGCACTGCGCCGACTACCCGGAACTGCGGATGGCGTTGGCAGACTCGCAGGTTCTGGTCGGGGCCATGACGGCCGAAGAGTTACGGCAGATGGTGGTGGGGCCTGCCGAGCAGATGGGGTACACGGTCGAGGGCTCGCTGGTGGCGTCGGTCGTGGCGGACGCGGCTGAACGGGGGGCGGCGTTGCCGTTGCTGTCGCACGCGTTGCTGGAAACATGGCAACGGCGCCAGGGCAAGACGCTCACGCTGGCGGATTATCGGGCGGCAGGTGGTATCGGAGGGGCGCTGGCCAGAACCGCTGAAGATCTGTATGCGGCGATGGGCCCAGAACGGCGGCGGCTGACACGCCAGTTGTTTCTGCGGTTGACGGCGTTCGGCGAAGGCACCCAGGACACCAGGCGCCGCATCGCGCGTGATGAGTTGGACACCGATGACCCTGATGTGGGGGCGGTTCTGGGCATCCTTGCACAGGCGCGACTGGTGACGCTCGATGAGTCCACGGTGGAGCTGACCCACGAGGCACTGATCACCGCGTGGCCCCGGCTGCACCGTTGGCTGGTCGCCGACCGCGACGATTTGCGTACCTATCGACGACTCACCGAGGCCGTGCACGCCTGGAAGGCGCTCGGCCGGGACAGTGGGGCCCTGTATCGGGGCGCGCAGCTGGCGATCGCTCGCGAATGGGCGGATCGGGACGATCACCGGCGGGAGCTGAATCCGGCGGAACGAGCGTTCCTGGATGCCGGCATTGAGCTCGAGGACGGGGAAAGGACGGCCAAGGCCCGCCGCGACCGCCAGTTACGCTACTTGATGGCCGGGCTGGTAGTACTGCTGATCATCGTCGTTGGCGTCGCGTTCGTCGCCGTGGGCGAGCGCGGCCAGGCCATCGAGGCCCAGCAGATTGCGATCTCGCGGCAACTGTCCACGCAGGCGCAGACGCTGGTCGAGTCCCGGCCTGATACGGCGATGCTGTTGAGCGTGCAGGCCTACCGTCTCGCACCGACGGCGGAAGCACGCAGCGCCGTGCTTGGCATGTCCATGCGCGGCGCGTACCAGGCGCAGTTCACCGCGCACGTCGGGCCGATCTCGGAGCTCACCTTCTCCCCGGACGGCCATACCCTCCTCACCGCGAGCGCAGACCACACGATCGCGATGTGGGACGCACACGACCACCATCGGATCGCTTCCCTCACTGAGCACGACACCTGGCTGCGCGCGGTGGCGATGACCCCGGACGGGTCGATCCTGGCCAGTGGCGGGGACGACCACCAGGTCATGCTCTGGCACGCGGCCAGCCGTGTCCCCATCGCCAGGCTGTCCGGTCATGCCGGCCCGATCAAGGAGGCCGCGTTCAGTCCCGACGGGCGCCTGCTCGCGACGGGCGGCGCGGACGACACGGTCATCGTCTGGGACGTGGGCCGCCGCGCCGCCCTGGCCCGGCTCACCGGTCATAGCGGCGGCGTGTTTGGTGTGGCGTTCAGCCCGGACGGGCGCCTCCTGGCCGCGGCCGGCACAGGGCGTATCGTGCTGTGGGACGTGGCCACCCGCAAGCGGATCACCACCCTCCGTGGCCATGCCGGCATCGTGCACAAGGTGGCCTTCGACCGCGACGGCCGGCGCCTGGCATCGGCGGGAGTCGATTCCACGGTGCGGCTGTGGAACGTCTCCAACGGCTCTGCGACCGCGATCTTAAGGGGCCACGAGTACTCGGTAATCGCACTCGCGTTCAGCCCCGATGGCACCACCCTCGCCAGCGCGGGAAACGACAAGATCGTCCGGCTGTGGGACGTCGATCACGGCGTCTTGCGTGCTCGCCTGATCGGCCACACGTCTAGCATCTACACGCTCGCGTTCGCCTCCGACGCAACGCTGGCCTCGGGCGGGGAAGGCGGCTCGGTCATCGTCTGGGACACGCGACGGGCCTCGCTCGCCGAGACCGCCCAGAACGGCATCCATGATCTCGCGTTCAGCCCCGACGGCCGCCTCGTGGCCGAGGCGGCCGATGACCGCATCACGCTATGGGACACGACAACGCGCGCCCGGCGTGCCGTACTGCGGAGTGGATCGATCGTGTACGCGGTGGCGTTCAGCCCGGACGGCAGGCTGATCGCCACCGCGCACGACGACGGCAGCGTCGCCCTTTGGTCCGTCGGGCTCGGCCGCCCGATGGCGCGGCTGGCCGGCCACCGGGAGCCCGTGCTCGACGTGGGGTTCAGCCCGGACGGCCACACGCTCGCCACCGGCGGCGTCGATGCGACCGCGATCGTATGGGATGTCACCTCCCACACCCGCCTGGCCACGCTCACCAGCCAAACCGGGCCGATCAACGGCGTGACGTTCAGCCCGGACGGCCGCACCCTCGCCACCGCCGCCCACGATTACTCCGCGATGTTGTGGAACACCGCCGACTGGTCGCCACGTGTCCAGCTCACCGGCCACAACGGCTGGGTACGCAGCGCCGCCTTCAGTTCGGACGGCCGCATTGTGGCGACGGCGAGCAGCGACAACACGGTCCGGCTCTGGGACACGGCCACCGGCGCCGTGCGGGCCGTGCTCACCGGCCACGTCGATCCCGTGTTCACCGGCCTCGCCTTCAGCTCGGACGGCACGACCCTGGCCTTCACCAGCGGCGAGAACACGATCACGCTGTGGAATGTCGTACGGCGCGCGACCCAGGCCCGGCTCGCCGGCCCCGCCGAGTCGTTGCGCGCCCTGACCTTCAGCCCGGACGGCCGCACCCTCGCCGCTGCCGACAGCGACGACACCGTCCTGTTCTGGGACACCGACGCGGAAAAGACTGCCCGTCACATCTGCGCCGCCCTCGGACGCGACCTCACCGTCGACGAATGGCGTCAATTCATTCCGGACCTGCCCCGTCACAGCACGTGCTGA
- a CDS encoding AfsR/SARP family transcriptional regulator: MRFVVLGPVAALDDAGPLALGPPKRRLLLSVLLCSAGRAVPVDTLVEALWDGSAPPSAVENVYLHVSQLRKALGAGVIVGRGRTGYTLVAGAGEIDLAVFDALAQEGFQALSAEDPVTASRKLREALALWRGTAFGDLAEEPCLREEAHRLEELRLAVLGKRIEADLALGLHEELTAELVAINRAHPYRELFVAQLMLTLHRSRRQAEALAVYQATRRLFVDDLGIEPGPALQQLHQAILRGDELAPEPRASFAQTPHELPTVVYGFVGRARALAVLDGWLPEDSAGAGEAVVIAIITGTAGVGKTALAVHWAHRVAQRFPGGQLYVDLRGYSSGSPVRPIEALAALLRSLGLPPDQVPGNVTEAAARFRSLVAGRRMLFVLDNAATAEQVRPLLSGSPTSVVVITSRDGLSGLVAHEGAHRITLDVLSASESVDLLGHVIGPHRVAADPKATAKVAHLCSDLPLALRIAAAHLAVRPQLTIAEYSAELEAGDPVTALTIDKDPDHAVRMAFDLSYQRLPEPARRVFRCLGLVACPDFSPAAVSALTGLAEPDVRPILNTLSGAHLVNEHQPRRYTLHDLLRRYAHNLARAQDSIAERAAAAGRLLSWYLGGANAAATSLYFEIVRLPITVDFVPGFDRPSDALDWLNHERRNLVAMVHHTLHHGPRSAVWLLADALRPYFDQQRHLADWITVSRAGLAAARVAGDAQALAASFHCLAHAHYGFGRYQLSISYLEKTIALSRKAGYLELEATALGNLGIVLHLVGRVAEAAPHLSRAQELYGRLGSPQGQARLLEILANSDQVCGRLSQAVDHATRALLLFRENGATRSEAQAMSTLGECHYLLGELAAAEGHLTNALGVLRSLGCDNSEASALRLLTRVHLAMGRLDQAHTCAQDAVAISVRLGAPRERAEVLNALATVLDATGEHDRAIAQYGTAARLASEVNAHQVRGDALVGLARAYGRRGEHSVAVGHAERALQLAQDAQYSILEGQALTVLADLQYRQGDVDKAAQYGYAALRNHEHTGHRLGLAHTHDILGRILRGADQMTAREHTRTAARLYAEIGAAPPVETVPRSSELS; this comes from the coding sequence ATGAGGTTTGTGGTTCTTGGCCCTGTGGCGGCCCTCGACGACGCCGGGCCTTTGGCCCTCGGCCCTCCCAAGCGCCGGCTCCTGCTCTCGGTCCTGCTCTGCTCCGCCGGCCGGGCGGTGCCGGTGGACACATTGGTGGAAGCGTTATGGGACGGGTCCGCGCCGCCTTCCGCCGTCGAGAACGTCTACCTCCATGTCTCCCAGTTGCGTAAGGCGCTGGGAGCAGGTGTGATCGTCGGACGTGGCCGCACCGGCTACACGTTGGTCGCGGGGGCCGGAGAGATCGACCTGGCCGTCTTCGACGCGCTGGCGCAGGAGGGATTCCAGGCGCTGTCCGCTGAGGACCCGGTCACCGCGAGCCGGAAGCTACGCGAGGCGCTCGCGCTGTGGCGCGGAACGGCCTTTGGCGACCTGGCGGAGGAGCCATGTCTGCGAGAGGAAGCACATCGCCTGGAAGAACTGCGGCTGGCGGTGCTGGGGAAGCGCATCGAGGCGGATCTCGCGCTGGGGCTGCACGAGGAACTGACCGCGGAACTCGTCGCGATCAACCGCGCGCACCCCTACCGGGAGCTTTTCGTCGCCCAACTCATGCTGACTCTTCATCGTTCGAGGCGACAGGCGGAAGCGCTGGCCGTCTATCAGGCCACGCGCCGATTGTTCGTCGACGATCTCGGCATCGAACCGGGTCCCGCCCTCCAGCAACTCCATCAGGCGATCCTCCGTGGCGACGAGCTGGCCCCCGAGCCACGGGCGTCCTTCGCACAGACTCCCCACGAGCTGCCCACTGTTGTGTACGGCTTCGTCGGCCGCGCGCGAGCGCTCGCGGTGCTGGATGGCTGGCTCCCCGAAGACTCGGCCGGGGCGGGAGAGGCGGTCGTCATCGCGATCATCACGGGGACCGCAGGTGTCGGCAAGACCGCCCTTGCCGTGCACTGGGCCCACCGTGTCGCTCAGCGGTTCCCCGGCGGCCAGCTCTACGTCGACTTGCGCGGTTATTCGAGCGGCTCGCCGGTGCGGCCGATAGAGGCATTGGCGGCTCTGCTCAGGTCGCTCGGGCTTCCCCCTGACCAGGTGCCGGGGAACGTGACCGAGGCCGCGGCCCGCTTCCGGTCGCTCGTGGCGGGACGGCGGATGCTCTTCGTGCTGGACAACGCGGCCACCGCCGAGCAGGTGAGGCCCCTGCTGTCGGGCAGCCCCACCTCGGTCGTGGTGATCACGAGCCGGGACGGGCTCAGCGGCCTCGTGGCGCACGAGGGGGCCCACCGGATCACCCTGGACGTGCTGTCCGCATCCGAGTCCGTCGACCTGCTCGGCCACGTCATCGGCCCACATCGCGTGGCGGCCGACCCGAAGGCGACGGCCAAGGTGGCCCACCTGTGCTCGGACCTGCCGCTGGCTCTGCGCATCGCCGCCGCCCACCTGGCGGTACGACCCCAGCTGACGATCGCCGAATACTCGGCGGAGCTGGAAGCGGGTGATCCGGTAACCGCGTTGACGATCGACAAAGACCCGGACCACGCCGTCCGCATGGCCTTCGACCTCTCCTATCAGAGGCTGCCAGAGCCTGCCCGACGCGTCTTCCGCTGCCTGGGTCTCGTGGCCTGCCCGGACTTCTCTCCCGCCGCCGTGAGTGCCCTGACGGGACTCGCCGAGCCCGACGTCCGCCCAATCCTCAACACCCTCAGCGGAGCGCACCTCGTCAACGAGCATCAGCCACGCCGCTACACCCTGCACGACCTGCTGCGCCGCTATGCCCACAATCTGGCGCGGGCCCAGGATTCCATCGCGGAACGCGCGGCGGCCGCGGGCAGGCTGCTCAGCTGGTATCTCGGCGGGGCCAATGCTGCGGCCACGTCGCTCTATTTCGAGATCGTCCGGCTCCCCATCACCGTCGATTTCGTCCCGGGCTTCGATCGGCCGAGCGACGCGCTGGACTGGCTGAACCACGAACGCCGCAACCTCGTCGCCATGGTGCACCACACGCTCCACCACGGTCCGCGGAGCGCGGTTTGGCTGCTGGCCGATGCCCTTCGGCCGTACTTCGACCAGCAACGGCACCTGGCGGACTGGATCACGGTGTCCCGGGCCGGCCTTGCCGCCGCTCGTGTGGCAGGGGACGCCCAGGCGCTTGCCGCTTCGTTCCACTGCCTGGCACACGCCCACTACGGCTTCGGCCGGTACCAGCTCTCCATCAGCTACCTGGAAAAGACGATCGCGCTGAGCCGGAAAGCGGGCTACCTTGAGCTGGAGGCGACCGCGCTCGGCAATCTTGGCATCGTTTTACATCTGGTCGGGCGCGTCGCCGAGGCAGCACCCCATCTGTCCAGGGCACAGGAGCTTTACGGACGGCTGGGCTCACCCCAAGGCCAAGCGCGCTTGCTGGAGATCCTGGCCAATTCCGATCAGGTGTGCGGCAGGCTCTCCCAAGCCGTTGACCACGCAACCCGGGCATTGCTGCTGTTCCGCGAGAACGGCGCGACAAGGAGCGAGGCCCAGGCGATGTCGACCCTGGGGGAATGCCACTACCTCCTCGGCGAACTGGCCGCGGCGGAAGGCCACCTGACCAACGCGCTCGGCGTACTGCGCTCCCTCGGCTGCGACAACAGCGAGGCTTCCGCGCTCCGGCTGCTCACGCGCGTGCACCTGGCGATGGGCCGGCTGGACCAGGCGCATACGTGCGCCCAGGACGCGGTCGCGATCTCGGTGCGCCTCGGTGCGCCACGCGAAAGAGCCGAAGTACTCAACGCGCTGGCCACGGTCCTGGACGCCACCGGCGAACACGATCGTGCGATCGCCCAATACGGAACGGCAGCACGGCTCGCCTCCGAGGTCAACGCACACCAAGTGCGCGGCGACGCCCTTGTAGGGCTGGCACGGGCATATGGACGCCGAGGCGAGCACAGCGTGGCCGTCGGCCATGCCGAGCGCGCCCTGCAACTCGCGCAGGACGCGCAGTACAGCATCTTGGAGGGCCAGGCTCTCACGGTTCTGGCCGACCTCCAGTACCGCCAGGGAGACGTGGACAAAGCCGCTCAGTACGGATACGCGGCATTGAGGAACCACGAACACACCGGACATCGGCTGGGCCTGGCCCACACCCATGACATTCTCGGCCGGATTCTGCGAGGCGCCGATCAGATGACGGCGCGCGAGCATACGCGCACCGCGGCACGGCTCTACGCGGAGATCGGTGCCGCGCCGCCCGTTGAAACGGTGCCGCGGTCATCCGAACTCAGCTAG
- a CDS encoding RHS repeat-associated core domain-containing protein: MRREGACSPRIPGGTTLYLPSQEIRLAGSTKTATRYCGSNGVRSTTGGLMWTTTDHHGTNGLGFNAETLAKTQRRTTPFGAVRGTSPAWPTTKGFVGGTNDTTGLTHLGAREYDPGTGRLISDDPLSDLGDTQQINGYAYSSNTPTSASDASGMMREPDGGGSGGGSTCTGTPDRCADQSGKNGSTVVPPRGAAAAPQAAAAPRAWKRTTQTTRSSTRPPTARTEPS; encoded by the coding sequence ATGCGGAGGGAAGGCGCCTGCTCGCCAAGGATCCCCGGCGGAACCACCCTCTACCTGCCAAGCCAAGAGATTCGCCTGGCGGGAAGCACCAAAACCGCCACCCGTTACTGCGGGTCAAACGGGGTGCGCAGCACCACGGGCGGTCTGATGTGGACCACCACCGATCATCACGGCACGAACGGGCTCGGGTTCAACGCCGAGACGCTGGCGAAAACCCAGCGGCGTACCACACCCTTCGGCGCCGTTCGGGGAACCAGCCCTGCCTGGCCCACCACGAAGGGCTTCGTCGGTGGAACGAATGACACCACCGGCCTCACCCACCTGGGTGCCCGCGAATACGACCCGGGCACGGGGCGTCTCATCAGCGACGACCCGCTCTCGGACCTCGGCGATACGCAACAGATCAACGGGTACGCCTACAGCAGCAACACTCCGACGTCTGCCAGCGATGCCTCAGGCATGATGCGCGAGCCCGACGGCGGTGGGAGCGGCGGCGGATCAACCTGTACGGGCACACCGGACCGCTGCGCGGACCAGTCCGGAAAGAACGGGTCCACGGTGGTACCACCACGGGGTGCAGCGGCAGCACCCCAAGCAGCCGCAGCGCCTCGTGCGTGGAAGAGGACGACTCAGACAACCCGATCGTCTACACGACCACCTACGGCAAGAACGGAACCGTCCTGA